The genomic segment CGACGAGCCTCGCGTCGATCAGCTCCAGCACGGCGGCGCGGTCGATCCCGGGCCGGTGGGGGTTGGCCAGGAGCCTGCGGTCGATGCCGGAGCCGACATACGTGCCGGAGCCGTGCCGGAACTCGACGGCGCCCGTGGCTTCCAGCCGCCGCAACGCCTCCCGCACGGTCGGCGTGGTGACCTCGAAGCGGCGTGCCAGTTCCCGCGACGACGCCAGCGCGTCACCCGGGCCCAGGCGCTCGGTGCGGATGATGCCGACGATGTCGTCGGCGAGGCGTTCGGACAGCGACGGCTCCACTCGGGTCATAAAGTGACTAAATCACTTAGTCAAAACAGCTGTCAAGAGTCGTGCCGAACGTCGCGCCTCCTGACGTCCGTGCGCGGGCCCACCTCGCTCCGTACCCTGAACGGGTGCGGATGCGACCGACGCTGAGCTGGACGCCGACCGGCGTGAGCGCGCCGTGCACCACGGAGCTGACTGAGGTCGCGCGCGTGGTCGGCGATGGCGGTGTGGTGGTGCTGAGCGGGGCCGGGTTGTCCACGGAGTCGGGCATCCCGGACTACCGCGGCGCGGACGGGACACTGACCCGGCACCTGCCGATGACCCACCAGGAGTTCCTGTCCAGCGACGAGGGCCGACGCCGGTACTGGGCGCGCAGTCACCTCGGCTGGGCGGCGTTCTCGCGGGCCCGGCCCAACGCCGGTCACCGGGCGGTGGCGGCGTTGCAGCGCAGCGGTCACGTCGCGGGCGTGATCACGCAGAACGTGGACGGGCTGCATCAGGCGGCGGGCGCCGAGGGAGTCGTGGAGCTGCACGGCAGCCTCGCGAGCGTCGTCTGCCTCGACTGCGGGCGCACCGGCTCCCGCAGGCAGCTCGAACAGCGGCTGCGCGCCGCCAATCCGGACTTCCGGGCCGAGGTCACGCGCATCAACCCCGACGGCGACGTGGACCTGCCCGAGCACGTCGTGCGCGACTTCCGGTTGGTGCCGTGCTCGGCCTGCGGGACGGGGAGGCTCAAACCGGATGTGGTGTTCTTCGGCGACAGCGTGCCGCGGGCCCGGGTCGACGAGTGCCGGAGGCTGGTCGACGACGCGCGGGCCGTCCTGGTTCTCGGGTCGTCGCTGGCGGTGATGTCCGGACTGCGGTTCGTGCGCCAGGCCGCGAAGGCGGGCATTCCGGTGCTCATCGTCAACAGGGGTGAGACCCGCGGCGACGCGCACGCCCGGGTGCGCGTCGACCGCCCGCTGGGCTCGGCGCTGACCGAGCTCGTCGCGCGGCTCGGCGGCTGATCCCGATCACGAGGTCGACCGTCCCTCCTCGGATTCCAGAGCCGGTCGTCGCTGGCAGCGGGTCTTCACCCAGTTCGATTCCCGTGGGCCCCTTAGCGCAGACGTGTTACGGCACCGGGTGCTACATCGACCTGCTCTCGGCACCGAACATTGAGGATCGCTGTTGACTCTGTATGTAACGATCAGGTTGCTGAGGGTAAGCGTTGTTGCGAACGCTTGGCTGTACTCGATGTAGCAATGGAGTACGCCTGGATTACGCCGTAGGAGGGCTTGTTGTCAGTGCGACCGGGAATCGTGGCGGACCGCTTCCGCCTGCTTGGGCCTATCGGCAAGGGCAATATGGGCGAGGTGTATCGGGCCGAGGACCAGGCTGCCGGGGACGTCGACGATCGCGTGGTCGCCGTGAAGCTCGTCCTCCGTACCCGTTCCGGCTCGCACATCGATTCATTAGCGGGGACGAAGGCCGGCGAGCGCTTTCAGCGAGAAGTGCGGATTATGCGCCGGCTGGACCACCCGAACCTGCCTCGCCTCGTCGACGGTGGTGTGGATGCCGAGGGGCTGCCTTACCTGGCGATGGAGTTCCTGGACGGGCGCACCCTGCGTGATCTGATCTCCGAACGAGCGCAGTCGCCCGTGTCCTGGGTCGTGGCTCTGGGTGCGCAGATCGCCGACGGACTGGCGGCCGCGCACGCCGAGAACGTCGTGCACCGTGATCTCAAGCCTTCGAATGTGATGGTGGTGCGCGGTGGCGTGGTCAAGGTCCTCGACTTCGGCATGGGGCGTATGGCCGACGACACCGACGCGGCACGGCTCACCAGCACCGGCGTCACGGTGGGAACGGCCCGCTACATGGCGCCCGAGCAGTTCCGCGCTTCGGCGGTCGGCCCGGCGGCCGACCTGTATGCGCTGGGGTGTGTGCTGTTCGAGTTGCTCACCGGCGTCCCGCCGTTCCACAGTGAATCGGCGCATGAACTCGGGCACAAGCACCTGACCGAAGAGGCGCCACCGTTGCTTCCCCTGCGGCCCGACGTGCCCGTGGAAGTGGCCAGGCTGATCGACAGCCTGCTGGCGAAGGACCCGGCGGACCG from the Saccharomonospora azurea NA-128 genome contains:
- a CDS encoding NAD-dependent protein deacetylase, translated to MRPTLSWTPTGVSAPCTTELTEVARVVGDGGVVVLSGAGLSTESGIPDYRGADGTLTRHLPMTHQEFLSSDEGRRRYWARSHLGWAAFSRARPNAGHRAVAALQRSGHVAGVITQNVDGLHQAAGAEGVVELHGSLASVVCLDCGRTGSRRQLEQRLRAANPDFRAEVTRINPDGDVDLPEHVVRDFRLVPCSACGTGRLKPDVVFFGDSVPRARVDECRRLVDDARAVLVLGSSLAVMSGLRFVRQAAKAGIPVLIVNRGETRGDAHARVRVDRPLGSALTELVARLGG